The Longimicrobium sp. region TGAACCGCTTTCCATCAGGATCTGTGCGGCGAGAAATGCAAGAGGCCCGATCCGCCGGGGATTGGGCCTCTCTGCTTGCGGATCAGAAGTCGAACCGGCGGGCGGCGCGCTTGCGGTCCTTGTGACGGCGGCGCTCGGCGGCCTTCTCCTTGAGCTTCCGCGCCTCGCTGGGCTTCTCGTAGTGCCGCTTGCGGCGCATGTCCTTGAACAGACCCGAACGAATCATCCGACGGCGGAACTGCTTGAGCGCCCAATCCAGGCGGTCAGTCTCTGCAAGCTGAATCTCGACCACGTCTTCTCCCTTCTGAGGAAACGATTGAAGACCCGCGCGACGTGCCCCGGGTCTCCCGATTCTCCATCAATCCCATGACCAGACCCTCA contains the following coding sequences:
- the rpsU gene encoding 30S ribosomal protein S21; protein product: MVEIQLAETDRLDWALKQFRRRMIRSGLFKDMRRKRHYEKPSEARKLKEKAAERRRHKDRKRAARRFDF